Proteins co-encoded in one Myotis daubentonii chromosome 8, mMyoDau2.1, whole genome shotgun sequence genomic window:
- the AP5S1 gene encoding AP-5 complex subunit sigma-1, producing the protein MVHAFLIHTLRAPQAEEGLCRVLYSCVFGAENSPDDPRPHGAERDRLLCKEQILAVARQVESMCRLQQQASGRPPAELQPQPSDEPMPLHEAPRGAFRLAAGDPFREPRTVVWLGVLSLGFALVLDAHENLLLAENTLRLLARLLLDHLRPLAPGTNLLLRADRIEGILTRFLPHGQLLFLNDQFVQSLEKEFSAAWPR; encoded by the exons ATGGTCCACGCTTTCCTCATCCACACCTTGAGGGCCCCACAGGCAGAGGAGGGCCTTTGCCGAGTGCTCTACTCCTGCGTCTTCGGTGCCGAGAATTCACCTGATGACCCACGACCACACGGTGCTGAGAGGGACAGGCTCCTCTGCAAGGAGCAGATTTTGGCTGTGGCCAG gCAGGTGGAGTCCATGTGccggctgcagcagcaggcgtCCGGCAGGCCCCCCGCggagctgcagccccagccctcagATGAGCCGATGCCCCTGCACGAGGCCCCACGAGGGGCCTTCCGCCTGGCGGCAGGGGACCCTTTCCGGGAGCCTCGGACAGTGGTGTGGCTGGGCGTGCTCTCCTTAGGCTTCGCCCTGGTGCTGGATGCCCACGAGAACCTGCTGCTGGCAGAGAACACACTTCGGCTGCTGGCACGCCTCCTCCTCGACCACCTCCGGCCGCTGGCCCCTGGCACCAATCTCCTGCTGCGGGCTGACCGAATCGAGGGCATCCTCACCCGCTTCCTGCCCCACGGTCAGCTGCTCTTCCTCAATGACCAGTTTGTCCAGAGTCTGGAGAAGGAATTCAGTGCTGCCTGGCCCCGCTGA